In Acidobacteriota bacterium, one genomic interval encodes:
- the moaA gene encoding GTP 3',8-cyclase MoaA gives MSDQSSQLERPALRDAYNRPIKDLRISVTDRCNYRCTYCMPLEEYVWIDRSEILSFEEIARLARLFAGLGVEKIRITGGEPLVRKDLHRLVGMLSGLAGVRDLCLTTNASLLSEQIEDLAAAGLKRINVSIDTLDPEKFKQITKRGDLRKVLDGIFAAKKLGLDPIKVNAVIERGMNEDDIIPLVEFAREHGFAMRFIEYMDVGNANNWISEKIVSKKEILEKITARYPLREVGRDNGTAPSVDYEFTDGIGDVGVIASVTEPFCSSCTRARLTADGKLVTCLFSDAGHDLKSLMRSGATDEQLIEVISSVWSKRTDRYSDDRLAAMNSPEGYQPKAHHKIEMITLGG, from the coding sequence TTGTCAGATCAAAGCTCGCAGTTGGAGCGCCCGGCGTTGCGAGACGCTTACAACCGGCCTATTAAGGACCTGAGGATTTCGGTCACCGACAGGTGCAACTATCGCTGCACGTACTGCATGCCGCTGGAGGAATACGTGTGGATCGATCGGAGCGAGATCCTCAGCTTCGAAGAGATCGCCCGCCTCGCGCGTCTGTTCGCCGGGCTGGGAGTCGAGAAGATCAGAATCACCGGCGGCGAGCCGCTCGTCCGCAAGGATCTTCACAGACTTGTTGGAATGCTCTCGGGCCTCGCAGGCGTTCGCGATCTTTGCCTGACGACAAACGCTTCGTTGCTGTCGGAGCAAATCGAAGATCTCGCGGCGGCCGGGCTGAAGCGCATAAACGTAAGCATCGACACGCTCGATCCCGAAAAGTTCAAGCAGATAACCAAGCGCGGCGATTTGAGGAAGGTGCTCGACGGCATCTTCGCTGCAAAGAAGCTGGGTCTTGATCCGATCAAGGTCAACGCGGTAATCGAGCGAGGCATGAACGAGGACGACATCATCCCGCTGGTCGAGTTCGCGCGAGAGCACGGCTTCGCGATGCGGTTCATCGAGTACATGGACGTCGGCAACGCGAACAACTGGATCTCGGAAAAGATAGTGTCGAAGAAAGAGATTCTCGAGAAGATCACCGCTCGCTACCCGCTTCGAGAAGTCGGCCGCGACAACGGCACGGCCCCGTCGGTTGATTACGAATTCACCGACGGCATCGGCGACGTTGGAGTTATCGCGTCAGTGACGGAACCGTTCTGCTCGAGTTGCACCCGCGCCCGCCTGACCGCCGACGGCAAGTTAGTGACTTGTCTTTTCTCAGATGCCGGCCACGATTTGAAATCGCTGATGCGAAGCGGCGCAACCGACGAACAATTGATAGAGGTGATCAGTTCGGTATGGAGCAAGCGAACCGACCGCTACTCCGACGACCGCCTCGCAGCGATGAATTCCCCCGAGGGCTATCAGCCAAAGGCTCATCACAAGATCGAGATGATAACGCTCGGAGGATGA
- a CDS encoding papain-like cysteine protease family protein, translated as MSLRATERFRIETAPPAQKCGTPSESVRFEEQRDTKWCWAACVRMVVNAYNISSDSQCRIAERALSPLGMGITCCTSTNQPINSGSCNQTLKDRAITKLWEKYSVAADYKYRTSVPNVNDLVTELKKLLKNGPVQLGYTGIVGHVVLLYGCETPTGGPLTFLVHDPANGSKHSVVADAIVTLSGFGERLDATWALIP; from the coding sequence ATGTCACTCCGCGCAACAGAGCGATTCCGAATCGAAACGGCTCCCCCAGCTCAAAAGTGCGGTACTCCGTCCGAGAGCGTGCGGTTCGAGGAGCAACGCGACACCAAATGGTGTTGGGCCGCCTGCGTTCGCATGGTTGTCAACGCGTATAACATCTCATCCGATAGTCAGTGCCGCATTGCGGAACGGGCGCTTTCGCCGCTCGGAATGGGAATAACTTGCTGCACGAGCACCAATCAACCTATCAACAGCGGATCGTGCAATCAGACTTTGAAGGACCGGGCAATCACTAAACTTTGGGAGAAGTATTCTGTCGCGGCGGACTACAAGTATCGAACAAGTGTCCCCAATGTGAACGACTTGGTGACGGAGCTAAAAAAGCTGCTGAAGAATGGTCCTGTCCAACTTGGCTACACCGGGATCGTAGGCCACGTGGTGCTTCTATACGGCTGCGAAACGCCGACTGGTGGGCCGCTTACTTTTCTGGTGCACGATCCCGCTAATGGCTCCAAGCATAGTGTAGTAGCCGACGCGATAGTAACTCTAAGCGGATTCGGCGAGAGGCTCGACGCGACTTGGGCGCTTATCCCTTAA